CATCACAGCGATTTGTAGATTTGTCTTGAATCGCAGAGGGCCTGCAGAAGAAATGACAATCGGCCCCGCGCAGCAATGCAGCGACTTCACGCGACAGTTTCATCGGCGAACTTCGATCGCTTGGCCGCTGATGAGCCACTGCTGCGGCACTGGTCGATTAGCGGGTAGCTTGCCATACTTGCATCTGCTGGTGCGAGATGCCGGATGATGTGACAGCCGAAGGAGCATGCGATGAGTGGCGAAGTGTGGCAAGTGATCACAACCACAGCAGATGAGCAAGATGCGAAGAAGCTGGCCCAGGCAGCGCTCGAGAAACGTCTGGCGGCCTGCGTGCAAATTGGGGGACCAGTCGAGAGCAGCTATTGGTGGAACGGCCGGATTGAGTCGGCTCGCGAGTTCGTGTGCGTCTTCAAAACGACGAGCGCCGCGTATCCCAAGCTCGAGAAGTTGCTCCTCGAATTGCACCCCTACGAGGAACCCGAAATCGTGGCGACTCCTGCCGTGGCGGTCAGCAGCGGCTATAGCAAATGGATCGCGGCCCAGCTGAAGCAGAAGGCCTAGCGCGCTCTTAAGACCCGAGCAGCAATGGCTTTCGGACGACCGCTACTTCTTGGTCGTCTTGGTTTTCTTTTCCACCAGCACGCGATGACTGGGGCGGCAGACCACCACCAGCCCGAGCACGATGCAGAGCAAAAAGAGCCCCCAGCCAACACTCACCTTCGCCGTCGAGGCTTGCGCCAGCAGCGGAAAAAAGCTCACCATCAAGTTCGAGAAGATCGCGAGGCTGGTGATCATAACGGGCTCAGGCCGGGGCTATTTTCGCAGGAAACGGGTACGCATTCGAGCGGACCGGAAAGGTCGCAAGTGGTTTTCTAGTCACCACCTACAGCGTGCAGCTCGCGAGCGCTGCGGCATCTCGGGCGGTCCAGTATTTTCCTTACTGTAACCTGCTCGCGAGCCGGTTGCTACTGTTGCGTTCTCTCGAACAGCAGCTCGCTTACAGCCCGAGGACGTCGTACATGCTGTAGAGTCCCGGTGGTTTGCCAGCGATGAACTTGGCAGCGGAAAGTGCACCGGTGGCATAGCAATCGCGATTCGATGCTTTCACCGTCACTTCCAGCGTTTCCCCGAGCAGGCCAAACACGATCGTGTGTTCGCCCGGGTTATCGCCGGTCCGAACAGCGTGATAGCCGATCTCGGTCGAGGGGCGTTTGCCAGTCATTCCGTGGCGACCATGCTTGGCTTCTGGCAGGTCCATCACCCCGGCGATGATCTCGCCAAACTTCAGGGCGGTGCCGCTGGGGGCATCTTCTTTATAGCGATGATGGCGCTCGATGATTTCGACATCGACGCCAGCTGCCTGTGAACGCAAAGCGGTGCCAGCCATAGCACAGAGCTTCATGGCCAGGTTCACCGTGGTGCTCATGCTGGGAGACCAAACGATCGGAATCACCTCGGCGGCCCGGCGGATCTCGTGCTTTTCTTCTTCGTGCAGCCCGGTGGTGGCGACAACGAGCGGAATCCGCTTCTCGACACACGTTTTGACGATCGAGAGACAGGCTTCTGGAATACTGAAGTCGATCACGGCATCGACAGCGGTGTGGATATGCGACCCGAAGGGGACATTGAGCTCAACCACCCCGGCGACGAGCCCGGCATCTTGTCCGATGAGGGGGTTATCGGCCCCTTCGAGCGCGGCGACGATGGAAAGCTCTTTATCGACACTCCCGAGGGCGATCAACCGCCGCCCCATGCGGCCCGCTGCACCGTGAATCGCCACCCGAACTTTGGAATTGGTCGTCATCGCTTGGATCTCGAAAAACTGAGCCTGCGCAAGCAGAAAACCGACGCGTGGCAGGCAAGATGGGGAATATAGCTAGTGGCGATTCGACTCGAAAACGCCACCAACTAGCAAGGGATTCTACTAAGAATAAAGCTGAATGGCTTTCACGATCTCGCCCAAATCGTTGGGAACTGCGACCGCGCGATTGGCAAAGCTGGCGCGTTTAACTCCGCGGCTGCCAAGCACTTCGTTGAACTTGTCTTGATCGGTCGTGTGATAGGCCACCGTTGCGGTGGGATCTTTCAGCTGATGTCCGGTCAGGATGCAAACGACCCGGTCATCGGGCGAGATCACCCCTTGGTCGCGGAGGAGTCGAGCGCCAGCCACACTCGCGGCTGAGGCTGGCTCGCAGCCGAAACCACCAGCGGCAATTTTGGCTTTCGCGTCGAGCATCTCTTGATCGCTCACCTGACGCACCACCCCATCCATGAACTCGAGTGCTCGCAGGCACTTACGCAAGTTCACCGGGCGATTGATTTCGATGGCCGAGGCGATGGTGTTGGCCTTCCGCCCGAGCTGATCGAGTTCGTTGTAGTAGTGGTGGGCGATCTCCATGTTGGCATGTCCGCCGTTCCAGCGGAGGCCGCGACGCTCGAACAGTTCGTACAGCGTGTCGGCACCGGCGGCGTTGATGACGGCCAAACGGGGGACACGGTCGACCAGTCCGAGGCTCTTGAGCTCGGCAAATGCCTTCCCAAAAGCGCTGCTGTTACCCAGGTTACCGCCCGGCACGACGATCCAGTCGGGAACTTCCCAGCGGAGCGCCT
This window of the Pirellula staleyi DSM 6068 genome carries:
- the dapB gene encoding 4-hydroxy-tetrahydrodipicolinate reductase, translated to MTTNSKVRVAIHGAAGRMGRRLIALGSVDKELSIVAALEGADNPLIGQDAGLVAGVVELNVPFGSHIHTAVDAVIDFSIPEACLSIVKTCVEKRIPLVVATTGLHEEEKHEIRRAAEVIPIVWSPSMSTTVNLAMKLCAMAGTALRSQAAGVDVEIIERHHRYKEDAPSGTALKFGEIIAGVMDLPEAKHGRHGMTGKRPSTEIGYHAVRTGDNPGEHTIVFGLLGETLEVTVKASNRDCYATGALSAAKFIAGKPPGLYSMYDVLGL
- the cutA gene encoding divalent-cation tolerance protein CutA, with the protein product MSGEVWQVITTTADEQDAKKLAQAALEKRLAACVQIGGPVESSYWWNGRIESAREFVCVFKTTSAAYPKLEKLLLELHPYEEPEIVATPAVAVSSGYSKWIAAQLKQKA